Genomic DNA from Heteronotia binoei isolate CCM8104 ecotype False Entrance Well chromosome 8, APGP_CSIRO_Hbin_v1, whole genome shotgun sequence:
GCTAGACACTGCGGCCCTTTTTGACTCCCCGCCCAGGAAAAAGGTGGACTTGGCCAACTGAGGGGGGCCCCCAGGGCCACTGAAAACAACCCCTGCAAGCTGCCCGCTGACCAGAGAGCacacggaggaggaggaggagaggctggTTCCTGGACCCCAGGTCAGGCTTCGGCCTGCACACATCTTGACCCTGCCCAGAAGCCCCCCGCAGCAGTCCCGAGAGGAtatggggggtgggagggtggggggagagttcaTTTGATGTCAAAAGATAAAAGAGGATAATTTCTGGCTGCGTCTGGTGTGTGGACGGGCAGGGGGTTGATGGGCCTCTCCGTGGGCAGAAGtggcgaaggagggagggagtttgAACTGGGGATGGGGAAGCTGCCTGGTGTCTAAGTGGGCCCCTTGAGAGGCTGCAGAAGGAAGGTGCAATGACCTCCCGGCAACTGAGCTTCAgggaacatcaggagagcccagCGAGGGTCCATCGAGCCAAGCATCCCGTGGCCTCTCCGATGCTGCAGGAGAGACCCCAAGAAGGGCTCTCTGGCCGCGGCCCTCGTCCACTCTTTCCTCAGTCCTTCCAGCAGCCTTTGGGGGCGTGGAAACAGCAAGAGCTGGACACAGGATGTGACGTCCAACTAGGGTGCGGCTGTTGCGGCCTCTTTTGAAGCCACCACTGCCCACTGAGGTCACACTTCTGGCAGCCTGTCCACCACTGACAGAGGCCTTTTCCCGGCCCATCAGCCTCAGTTCGGGCAGTTCAGCGAGTCCCCAAGAGGAGCGGGTTTGGCCCAGCACGGCTCCCTCGGTGCTTGTGTTCGGTTCCCTCTGTCCTTTGGTtgcccactcccccccccgccccccccccccggtttggagaagTCCTCTGGAGCCCCTCCCAGCCCTCTCCGGCCGTGATCAATGTGGTGCCACCCACAGTCTTCGCCGCCAGTTCCAGGGCATTTCTGCGCAAGCTGAGAAGTGCCAGTCCCAGCCAATCCTCCCTCTacgccgtggagtcttgtgagcaaaattctacttggtgagctactggcatccaGGTTGTGAGCCGCTGCTCCGTAAATcacgtttgctctggggccattttccctgagctgagacaaacctgtgagccggaggctaaaagactgtgagctagctcacttcagagggaacactggtcccagccCACAACCCCCGGGGGACTCCGCTGCTGACCCCTCCTCCATTGTGAAAACTCCTTCTCCTGCATCCCCCTCCCAGATTCCTCcttcaaacccacccaccccccgctttaacccaggaaggaaaggaaaggtcccctgtgcaagcaccagtcgtttttgacactggggtgacgttgctttcacgttttcacagcagactttttacggggtggtttgcccttgccttcctcagtcctctacactccccgcccccagcaagctggggactccttttacccacctcggaaggatggaaggctgagtcatcctgagccgtctacctgaaaacccagcttctgccggggatcaaactcaggtcgtgagcagagcttaggactgcagctttaacactctgcgccacggggctctttaaccCAGAGTGGGTGTTAAATTACCTATTTGTGTCAGAAGAACATCCCTTTCGTTTTTGAGCTCTTGAGCCACTCCTGGGTCGCACCATTTGGACCTGGTGACTTGTGGGTTTCAAAGAAGACTAGGAGGGCCGTGTCAGGGAATGCAGTGCAGGCCTGGGGGCTGCTCCTGGCCTCGGAGCGGAAGATCTGGTCAGAGCCTTGAAAGACATCGGCGGAAGGCCACAAGGGCCTCTTGCCCTCCCTGGGTGCTTCTGGAGGCTCAGAGCCAGAGCCCAGGGCAGAGGTGGGAGAGCGAGCACCCCAGGTAAGGCTTTCACGTAAggcatggggagggggtgttgccACGGGAGTGGCTGGAGCCAAGTGCCCATCCACTCGGGGATGACTGCAAGATGCATCTTGTTCatctgtgattttgggctgtatcaacagaagtttagtatccagatcacacaaagcaatgatatcgctttactctgctccggtaagacctcacctgtgttagggaattctgtttgaaattctatttctttgtcccaaacagtgcgatggatcactggatcaaataatcattgaggggcatttaacatgaaaaagcaaacacatatttattactacagggaaagggtactgggtggtgaaaataacaaacactaaagaactacatcttaatggaagaccacttcctcctcctccttgacccCTCTGCCTGAAccaaggaagtcacctgactaactgcccaaacagacaaaacaggttttcccgcttctagaccttgattgacagcagtcagtatcttcttcccaggtcatgcagacaataggaaatcaggcacagtgttCTCTACAATGACtggaacattgcaaaggacatacaaaacagatacatatttccaacaacctggaatattgtgttcagttttgggcaccacaatttaagaaggatatagacaagctggaaggggtccagaggagagcaacaaagatggtgaagggtctggagaccaagtcctatgaggaaaggctgatggagctgggcatgtttagcctggagaggaggcggctgagaggtgataggatcaccatcgaGTAGTTGAGAAAGCGCCTTTTACAGACTTGTGGCTTCCTTTGAAAGGGACTTTGGGGGGGCCAGATCTCCTGTTCCAGTTGTGCAACCGTGAAGAAGTTGTGCTTGCCGCCCTCTGTGCCAGGCATAAGCGCTGTGCCGTGAAATCCAACCTGTGCAGCTCTTCCGCTCTGCTAGCTGTGTCTGGCAAAATCAACGCTCTTTCCTTTCAATCTACCCAAGATGCAAAGATGCTCTCCCTCACTGCAGGTTGTTCTTGGCCTCTCTGGTTTTCTACCCCAAGATTTCAAGTGTGCAGCCCCCACCCCGGGGCCTTCCTGGGGACAGTGGAAGGCTCTTGCAAAAGAAAGAGCAAAATAGCAAACAGTCACCCAGGTCCACGCAAAATCCACAAATAAGCACAAACCTCATGCCAGCCCTTTTCTTAGGACCAACCAAATTGACATTAGTTATAACTGTgcagcagccctgtggcacagagtggtaaagctgcagtactgcagtccaagctctgctcacgacctgagttcgatcctggcagaagctgagttcaggtagctggctccaggttgactcagccttccacccttctgcggtcagtcaaatgagttcccagcttgctgggggggaagcgtagatgactggggaaggcaaggccaAACTACCCCATAAGAAGAAAATGTGATGCGATGTCAGCCCAGAGttcgaaatgactggtgcttgcacaggggacttccttgaCCTTTTATAACTGTGCAAGCAACTGAGCTCTATGGAGCTCTTCTTGGGGCAGCACTGAAGTGAAACTACGTGCCTGGGAAGCATCTGGAAGAGAAGGTTAGCAAGGATGGGAAACCTGTTTCTTCTCCACCACCCTGTTTCTTTCTTAATGGTACCCTCCAGCCTGATAAAGAACTCTGATGAGCCTGCAAGCTTGCACCAATGCCTCGTGTCAGTTCAGTGGGACCCGGAaaaaagcagaggaagaagaagaccgtagatttataccccctgtctttctctctgaatcagagtctcagagtagtcacaatctcctttacctttctcctgcacaagacaccctgtgaggtgggtggggctgagagagctctcccagaagctgccctttcaaagacagcactgtgagggctgtggctgacccaaggccattccagcagctgcaagtggaggagtggggaatcaaacccggttctcccagataagagctctggctgacccaaggccattccagcagctgcaagtggaggagtggggaatcaaacccggttctcccagataagagtccacacacttcaccactacaccaaacgggctctcgcACAGGGCCTGCCTTGCACAGGGCCATGAAATGAGGCTGGGCTTGGCGATCGTGGCATGTGCAGCCCTTGGAAACACAGACAAACCATTGCAGGGAAAGAAGAAACCTACCAATTCTGTGTGTGCTCAAGAAGGGTTTATTTTCAGGAGGGGCTAAAGGCAGAGCAAGGGGGAAGCTGTGGAGTGAAGCACAGAAGGGCCATCAGAGGAGGggtcatgggggaggggggaccatgTCCTCCACGCACCGGTGCTCGGTCTACAGCTTGCAGAGGAAGGCGTTCCGGTCATTGCAGGAGTCGGTGTCCCAGAGCATGAAACCTGGAAGGAGAAAGGAGGGTCATCACACCTGGCACCGGGCAGCAGGGTCCTTtttgcctccccccgccccagggTGCCTGAGACCACCAGACTGCCCTGTGGCTGCTCATGCAGAAACATCCCTTtccgatagggttgccagctccagttcatgaaatatctagggactctgggggtggagccaggagcaagggtgtgacgagcacaactgaactccaggggagttctggccatcgcattgaaagggaccgcacaccttttaaatgccttccctccactagaaaGAATGTGCCCCGTTCTCAGGGCTCATGCcggaatgaaggataggggcatcttctttgggggctcacagaattggaacccctggtccaatcttttttgaaacgtggagggtgttttgaagaaaagaactggatgctctgctgaaaatgtggtgcctctccctccaaaaacagcccccctccaaacACCcagggatcagttctccattaaaccctatgggaattgggctccttagggaataatggagtgccagcagacatttccctcctccccgcccccagcctcgCTTTCTgaagatcctgaagtggggggagggcctccaaactgggggatcccctgtccccacctggggattgggagccCTACTTCCCAGGCCCTCCTCTCCCTGCCCAAACGATGCCTTCCAAACCCAGCCGGGGGCAAGACTTCCTGTGGCCTCCTCCtttgggtggtggggagggggcccAGCTCTGAGctcagaaatccctggagatttgaaaggggtggagcttgagaatGGGAGTGACCCCATTGGGTTATAATGGCACAGAGCCCCATCCcctcaaagcagccgttttctctagaggaactgctCTGGGAGTCcattttaattccaggagatctccagcccccaactggaggctggcaaccctacaaagtgGCTCCCGTTTAGCCCAGGTGCGCCCCATCTCTTTGGTGGCTCTGGCTGTCCTGATGGAGAATTGTGGGTAAGAGGGAGTGATCTGTCCCAGGTGGCAGCCGGAATCCagagaggagagggaagggggcTGGACCGGCCGTTCCATGAAGCCAAAGGGGCTCCGCTTCCTATTTCTGTGCAGAGGCCTGGCCCCCACGACTGCAGGCAGGAGAAGTTTGATGTggtgttgggggcggggggagaggcagCTTTCTGCCCCCTTTCTTTCTGTCCCAAGAGGagcagactgggaggcagaaatTCAGTCGTCCATCTCCTTACAGCTCAGATTTCTGCCTCTCttgacattatgcaaagggacaAGAAGAGTGCCACAGGAGGTTTTGGGAGCCTGAGAGACAGGCCCTCTGCACCCCCTCCAGCAACCTGGGTGCCCCCCTGCCGGCCCTGCTCCTCCTACCTCTCACATAAcgtcctctcctccccccagcatccttatttatttattcgatttctatcccaccctccccaccgaggcaggctcagggcagctgtgaACAGTACAAGgcaattaaaggggggggggcttgtctgGTCATGTTATTGGTGTGAGCCGCCCTCTCCTGATccagtggcagtgagttccacagtgTAGCAAACCTGCCCAGGCTGCCTGTCtgccagcccctcccctcccctctcaccAGAGTCCTCATCCAGAAGGGCACAGGGCTCGTTTTTCACAAAAGGAGGGGGCTTGAACCTTTTCCAGGCGGTGTAGCCTGTGTTGCTGCCGTCAGGCCAAAGCCACTCCTGGTTCTGCAGaggaaagaagacaaagaagacattggatttatatcccgccctccactcaaaagtctcagagcggctcacaacctcctttcccttcctcccccacaacagacaccctgtgaggtgggtgggactgagagagctctcacagcagagaggaagagagatttTGGCCCTggcaggaaaggggagggagggagggagcccctTGGCTCTTCCCTGGTGGGTCTCTTGTGCTGTTCTCTGCTGCTTGCTTGTGCGGCACCGCCACGCACGCCACATCTACAGGGGGCCAAGCAGCATCTGGAGCCAGGAAGGGGCCCACACTCACCCTGCCAGCGACAGAGAGCCCAATCCACACATCCTCGTCATCCCATTGGACTCGGTGCAGGTAGTCTGCGATGGCACGGTGTTCGTCAGCGTCCAGAATGGTGGCCAGGTCAGCCTTGTAGCGTTGACaggaagcctggggaggagagggagagaaaagaaagagcagaaaagaagaagatgaagaagatactggatttctatcctgccctccgctccgaatctcagagtggctcacaatctcctttcccttccccaccactgccacaatagacactctgtgagggggttggggctgagagagctctgacagaaactgccctttgtgacaagcatgatatttctgaagTTCAATTTACAATctatgctcccccctcccttctttcttttctcttctctgtCTGTATAAAGATTCTTTTCCAAAGTTCCCCCTTCTGCGGATCCTCAAGGATGCAGTAGGTGCCAGGAATCTTCTAATGCAAAGTAGAAAGCACCTCCCTCGTATTCACATACATAACTGCAAActaggaatgtgtgggaactgagggatgttaggggagggacggtggctcagtggtagagcatctgcttgggaagcagaaggtcccaggttcaatccctggcatctccaaaaaaaaagggtccaggcaaaaaggtgtgaaaaacctcagcttgagaccctggagagctgctgccagtctgaggagacaacactgactttgatggactgagggtctgattcagtataaggcagcttcatatgttcatgaaccCAATAGTTAGCAGATAGCACACTTTGAACTTTTAAGCatttcacatctgtatgttatgttttgaaaCTATCTGAACTGTCCCTTTGATGTAGCCTTTAAGATGGCATGCTATGTTTCAAACTGTATTACTTCCAAGGTATCTTACCTTGGACAAGTAtgggattatcaataaaatgagtctttgatttaaacaatagcttgtttattcgaaataccgatgcttgacactttgaaggacaactctgtgagagctctggctgacccaaggccattccagcaactccaagtggaggagcggggaatcaaacccgattctcccagataagagagctctggctgacccaaggccattccagcagctgcaggtggatgagtggggaatcaaacccggttctcccagataagagagctctggctgacccgaggccattccagcagctgcaagtggaggaggggggaatcaaacctggttctcccagataagagagctctggctgacccaaggccattccagcagctgcaagtggaggagtggggaatcaaacccagttctcccagataagagagctctggctgacccaaggccattccagcagctgcaagtggaggaatggggaatcagacccggttcttccagataagagagctctggctgacccaaggacattccggcagctgcaagtggaggagtggggaatcaaacccggttcttccagataagagagctctggctgacccaaggccattccagcaggtgctagtggagaagtggggaatcaaacccggttcttccagataagagagctctggttgacccaaggccattccagcagctgcaagtggaagaatggggaatcagacccgggt
This window encodes:
- the LOC132575964 gene encoding struthiocalcin-1-like; this encodes MVPPAYFSLGLLVCLAIVTSGQAAECPRGWLSYNGHCYGYFHQELTWSRAQASCQRYKADLATILDADEHRAIADYLHRVQWDDEDVWIGLSVAGRNQEWLWPDGSNTGYTAWKRFKPPPFVKNEPCALLDEDSGFMLWDTDSCNDRNAFLCKL